One Mycosarcoma maydis chromosome 9, whole genome shotgun sequence DNA window includes the following coding sequences:
- a CDS encoding uncharacterized protein (related to beta-1,3-glucan binding protein), whose product MASSSGHITPMEEKTFSFSPSAQVPHFLRNQYRSTSSRPTSGPSSCASSVIHLPISPSRNASFNEKNASFSVLQTLPKFTGENPANTSNPSTASSMTAAEKPAKEGRKHNLAFSFFALLSVILSGVVIAFGWINTPQQKLCLAFQDDFTGRTTLNTDNWEYEVKADGFGNKEFQMTTTQADNSFIEDGKLYLVPTLTSDEVGEAAITGNYTYSLNSTCTAFPQTSDACESVSNSTLGQVLLPVKSARIRTKASINRGRIEVRARLPAGDWIWPAIWMMPEDSVYGEWPRSGEIDIMESKGNVVESRKDRFRNSVTSTLHWGPSAATDRWGLTSSNFSVPRDYFSEDFHTFGMDWTPTTLTTWVDKPTRQIMRLDMNRDFFAFSKLSHLLWNGTAIQDPWNGKKSAPFDQNFYLILNVAVGGTNGYFSDIDRNKPWQNGGSNPVADFWAARSRWLPTWPTDPKRRGMAIDSVKMWQRC is encoded by the coding sequence ATGGCCTCATCATCAGGACACATTACTCCCATGGAGGAGAAGACTTTCAGCTTCTCGCCATCAGCGCAAGTACCTCACTTTCTGCGTAACCAGTATAGGAGCACAAGTTCTCGACCGACCTCCGGGCCGAGCAGCTGTGCCTCGTCGGTGATCCACCTGCCCATCTCGCCGTCGCGCAACGCCAGCTTCAACGAGAAGAACGCTTCTTTCTCTGTCCTGCAGACCCTTCCTAAGTTCACCGGCGAGAATCCCGCAAACACTAGCAACCCATCCACGGCATCTTCCATGACTGCAGCTGAGAAGCCGGCTAAGGAAGGCAGGAAGCACAACCTTGCTTTCTCCTTCTTTGCTTTACTTTCCGTCATCCTTTCAGGTGTCGTGATCGCTTTCGGCTGGATCAATACTCCTCAGCAGAAGCTCTGTCTCGCGTTTCAGGATGACTTTACCGGACGTACCACGCTCAACACGGACAACTGGGAGTATGAAGTCAAAGCCGATGGTTTTGGAAACAAAGAGTTCCAGATGACCACCACGCAGGCCGATAACTCGTTCATCGAGGACGGCAAGCTTTACCTGGTCCCTACGCTTACTTcggacgaggtgggcgAAGCAGCCATCACTGGCAACTACACCTACAGCCTCAACAGCACCTGCACTGCTTTTCCCCAAACCTCAGACGCTTGCGAAAGTGTCTCCAACTCTACGCTCGGGCAGGTCTTGCTGCCCGTCAAGTCGGCGAGGATCCGAACCAAAGCATCTATCAACCGCGGCCGAATCGAGGTACGAGCTCGACTACCAGCTGGTGACTGGATTTGGCCCGCCATATGGATGATGCCTGAGGACTCGGTATATGGCGAGTGGCCCCGAAGCGGTGAGATCGACATTATGGAGTCCAAGGGAAATGTCGTCGAGTCTCGCAAGGATCGCTTCCGTAACTCTGTCACTTCGACTCTGCATTGGGGACCTTCTGCTGCTACGGATCGTTGGGGTCTCACCAGTTCCAACTTTTCTGTTCCCCGCGACTACTTTTCGGAAGACTTCCACACCTTCGGTATGGATTGGACTCCCACCACATTGACCACTTGGGTCGACAAGCCAACCCGTCAAATTATGAGGCTCGACATGAACCGCGACTTCTTCGCTTTCAGCAAGCTCTCGCACCTTCTCTGGAACGGTACTGCGATTCAGGATCCTTGGAATGGCAAGAAAAGCGCTCCGTTTGACCAGAACTTCTACCTCATCCTCAATGTTGCTGTCGGTGGTACTAACGGCTACTTTTCCGATATCGACCGCAACAAACCCTGGCAGAATGGTGGCTCGAACCCTGTCGCCGACTTCTGGGCCGCCCGCTCGCGCTGGTTGCCCACCTGGCCTACTGACCCTAAAAGGCGTGGGATGGCCATCGACTCGGTCAAGATGTGGCAGCGATGCTAA
- a CDS encoding putative glutamine-dependent NAD(+) synthetase: MGLPVTVSTCSLNQWALDFDGNRDRILESIRLAKSVGSRLRVGPELEIPGYGCFDHFLEPDTVLHSWQVLAEILSSDATNGILCDVGMPVLHRSTLYNCRVLLLDGKILHIRPKMWLANDGNYREMRYFSPWTRTNHTDSFPLPRIVSSITDQHEVPFGDAVVKTRDTVLGVELCEELFTPNSPHIRQGLDGVEIFTNSSASHHELRKLYRRVELIKEATLKLGGIYLYANQQGCDGDRLYYDGCPLIAVNGSIVAQGSQFSLDDVQVVSATVDLDDVRAHRSAKSRGMQAVSHSLGSGYPRIHVDFEVGESEEYSSKTPGTSTPVAVGSAVAPVDGQRDDAERLYKRYLTPLSQPIEVHYHSPEQEIALGPACWLWDYLRRSRTQGYFVPLSGGIDSCATATIVFSMCRLVIAAIDAPSSSSPASKATSSLTTDTRTQVLQDVRRICNEKPSSTWIPASPQELCNRIFVTCYMGTENSSAETRQRAKDLAADIGAYHIDLNMDIVVRAIIALFSTVTGSTPRFRVHGGTPAENLALQNIQARLRMLLAYMFAQLTPWVRGSWGGLLVLGSANVDESLRGYLTKYDCSSADINPIGGISKTDLKAFIAYARDAFSLPILHSFLTAVPTAELEPITESYVQADEADMGMTYDELSVFGRLRKNLKCGPYSMFNKLLQQWGPTMGPERVAEKVKLFWFEYARNRHKMTTLTPSYHAESYSPDDNRFDLRPFLYPSRFPFQFRKIDELVKRLQAFQAIPPPSRDENRKQV; the protein is encoded by the coding sequence ATGGGTCTGCCGGTTACCGTTTCTACGTGTTCCCTCAACCAGTGggcgctcgactttgatgGCAACCGTGACCGTATTCTCGAATCGATCCGACTCGCCAAATCCGTAGGCTCTCGTCTACGCGTCGGCCCCGAACTCGAGATCCCCGGCTATGGATGCTTCGACCACTTTCTCGAGCCAGACACGGTCTTGCATTCGTGGCAAGTGCTTGCTGAGATCCTCTCCTCGGATGCTACCAACGGCATTCTTTGCGATGTAGGAATGCCTGTCCTCCATCGCTCCACCCTGTACAACTGTAGGGTGCTTCTGCTGGACGGCAAGATCCTGCACATTCGTCCCAAGATGTGGCTCGCAAACGATGGAAACTATCGAGAGATGCGCTACTTTTCTCCGTGGACACGCACGAACCACACCGACAGCTTCCCACTCCCTCGCATCGTTTCCTCCATCACTGACCAGCACGAGGTGCCCTTCGGAGACGCAGTGGTCAAGACAAGAGATACAGTGCTGGGTGTCGAGCTCTGCGAAGAGCTCTTTACCCCAAACTCGCCTCACATTCGGCAGGGACTCGATGGTGTTGAGATCTTCACCAactcgtcggcatcgcaTCACGAACTCAGAAAGCTGTACAGAAGAgtcgagctcatcaagGAAGCCACCTTGAAGCTAGGTGGCATCTATCTCTATGCAAATCAGCAGGGATGCGATGGCGACCGACTCTACTACGACGGATGTCCACTCATTGCCGTCAACGGCAGCATTGTTGCACAAGGCTCCCAGTTttcgctcgacgacgtgCAGGTCGTCTCGGCGACCGTGGATCTGGATGATGTGCGCGCTCATCGCAGTGCCAAGAGCAGAGGTATGCAGGCTGTCAGCCATAGTCTCGGCTCTGGCTATCCCCGAATTCACGTCGATTTCGAAGTGGGAGAGTCGGAAGAATATAGTTCAAAGACGCCAGGCACTTCTACTCCCGTCGCTGTCGGAAGTGCCGTTGCCCCTGTCGACGGCCAAAGGGACGATGCAGAAAGACTCTACAAGCGCTACTTGACCCCGCTCAGCCAGCCCATCGAGGTGCACTATCATTCACCAGAGCAAGAGATTGCGCTGGGTCCAGCTTGCTGGCTGTGGGACTACCTGCGCCGGTCGCGTACTCAAGGCTACTTTGTCCCACTCTCTGGCGGCATCGACTCGTGTGCAACAGCAACGATTGTCTTTAGCATGTGCAGACTGGTGATCGCCGCCATCGATGCACCGTCGTCCTCCTCACCAGCCAGCAAGGCAACGTCCTCGCTCACCACGGATACACGGACACAAGTTCTCCAAGATGTTCGTCGCATCTGCAACGAAAAGCCAAGCTCCACCTGGATCCCTGCCAGTCCTCAAGAGCTCTGCAATCGCATCTTTGTCACGTGCTACATGGGCACCGAGAACTCGTCCGCCGAGACACGACAACGCGCCAAAGACCTGGCAGCTGACATTGGAGCCTACCACATTGATCTTAACATGGACATTGTCGTTAGAGCCATCATTGCGCTCTTCTCTACCGTGACCGGCTCGACGCCACGTTTCCGTGTGCACGGTGGGACGCCAGCCGAGAATCTAGCGCTGCAAAACATACAAGCGCGATTGCGCATGTTGCTCGCGTACATGTTTGCGCAGCTCACGCCTTGGGTCCGCGGCTCTTGGGGTGGGCTTCTCGTGCTTGGATCTGCCAACGTGGACGAGTCGCTACGTGGTTACCTGACCAAATACGACTGCAGTTCGGCCGACATCAACCCTATCGGTGGCATCTCCAAGACCGATCTCAAGGCGTTTATCGCGTACGCACGCGATGCTTTCTCGCTTCCGATCCTGCACTCCTTCCTCACCGCCGTGCCTAcggccgagctcgagcctATCACGGAATCCTACGTCCAGGCAGACGAAGCTGATATGGGCATGACGTACGACGAGCTCTCCGTATTCGGACGTCTGCGCAAGAACCTCAAATGCGGCCCTTACAGCATGTTCAATaagctgctgcaacagTGGGGCCCGACCATGGGCCCAGAGAGGGTGGCCGAAAAGGTCAAACTCTTCTGGTTCGAGTATGCAAGGAACAGACACAAGATGACCACTTTGACGCCCAGCTATCACGCCGAAAGTTACAGTCCCGACGATAACCGTTTTGATCTGAGACCGTTTTTGTACCCTTCAAGGTTTCCGTTTCAGTTTAgaaagatcgacgagctggtcaagcgCTTGCAAGCTTTCCAAGCTATTCCACCGCCCAGTCGAGACGAAAATCGCAAGCAGGTCTAG
- a CDS encoding uncharacterized protein (related to Glucose oxidase), with translation MHLTKPFAALAGIVLLSLSSVSAAIVTDASKISNNKYDYIIVGGGLAGLTVANRLSANSAVKVLVIEAGNDERANPDVYNVDNYGKAFGNDLTFKFNTVPQVGGRTKAPLGGRTLGGSTSINGAAWNRASRAQYDALGALINSADAGWNWNGLLGYMKKSENFVAPNQDQRNLGAKWDPSVHGTSGPLEIGFTQIRNNNRRSTTNVGGASQQWKRMFTGPQQPAFIKAVGETLGVQQVDDQCSGQANSVAFTPNSIGVNGQRTSAASAYYTPVQNRDNLTILTGTMAKNLLWDAATSSNLLRSSGVVVQQGRNGNQIRLVANKEVILAAGALNTPVLLQRSGVGAKTDLNSIGVDQRIELAGVGKNLQDQTMTTIGSRANVNYAGGGPSATIAMPNIQQIMSNSTAVRSYITSNLDGWANQLLSQGHVASKEGVLAQWRSAISLIFDQKAPVVELFFDTGFPANSYGIDIWTLLPFSRGSIRATSQNPYDGARIDPNYFGLPIDMDMQVASLRASRRVLQNSNLRSLTYNGETTPGFSLIPDGPNSGRYSRWRDWILGTLPNGGSGFAAVSHQLGTAAMGSRSLGAVVDAKFKVYGTSNVRVVDASVLPVQISAHLSSTLYGVAEKAADTILAR, from the coding sequence ATGCATCTCACAAAGCCATTCGCCGCTCTCGCAGGCATTGTGCTACTATCCCTCTCTTCCGTGTCGGCTGCCATCGTCACAGATGCATCCAAAATTTCGAACAACAAATACGACTACATCATTGTCGGAGGTGGCCTTGCGGGACTCACTGTTGCTAACCGACTATCCGCTAACTCTGCGGTAAAGGTTCTCGTCATCGAAGCTGGTAACGACGAACGTGCCAACCCTGATGTCTACAACGTCGACAACTACGGCAAAGCGTTCGGCAATGACTTGACGTTCAAATTCAACACCGTTCCGCAAGTGGGCGGTCGCACGAAAGCCCCCTTGGGTGGCCGTACTCTCGGTGGCAGCACAAGCATCAACGGAGCTGCATGGAATCGTGCTTCTCGCGCCCAATACGACGCACTTGGAGCGCTGATCAACTCTGCCGATGCAGGCTGGAACTGGAATGGGCTGTTGGGTTATATGAAGAAGAGTGAAAACTTTGTCGCGCCCAACCAAGACCAGAGAAATCTCGGTGCGAAATGGGACCCTAGCGTTCACGGTACCAGCGGACCGCTCGAGATCGGCTTTACCCAGATCCGCAACAACAACCGCAGGAGCACAACCAACGTCGGTGGCGCCTCACAACAGTGGAAACGTATGTTTACCGGTCCTCAGCAACCCGCTTTCATCAAAGCGGTCGGCGAAACGCTCGGCGTGCAACAGGTCGATGATCAATGTTCCGGTCAGGCCAACTCGGTCGCCTTTACGCCCAACTCGATCGGCGTCAATGGTCAGCGAacctctgctgcttctgcctACTATACGCCCGTGCAGAACAGGGACAACCTCACTATCCTCACCGGTACCATGGCGAAGAATTTGCTCTGGGACGCAGCAACATCCAGCAACTTGCTTCGCAGTTCCGGAGTGGTGGTGCAGCAAGGCCGTAACGGCAATCAGATTCGATTGGTAGCCAACAAAGAAGTCATCCTGGCTGCCGGCGCGCTCAATACTCCCGTCTTGCTGCAGCGCTCGGGCGTAGGTGCCAAAACCGACCTCAACTCAATCGGTGTCGATCAGAggatcgagcttgccggTGTAGGCAAGAACTTGCAGGATCAGACCATGACGACGATCGGCTCGCGTGCCAATGTCAACTACGCCGGTGGGGGACCTTCAGCCACTATTGCGATGCCCAACATTCAACAGATCATGTCCAACTCGACCGCCGTTCGCAGCTACATCACATCCAACCTTGACGGCTGGGCCAACCAGCTTCTGTCACAAGGACATGTTGCATCCAAGGAAGGTGTGTTGGCACAGTGGCGTTCGGCCATCTCGTTGATCTTTGATCAAAAGGCACCAGTCGTGGAGCTGTTCTTCGATACTGGCTTCCCAGCCAACTCGTATGGAATCGACATTTGGACTCTCCTTCCCTTCTCACGTGGCTCGATCCGAGCTACCTCGCAGAACCCATACGATGGCGCCCGAATCGACCCCAACTACTTTGGCCTTCCCATCGACATGGATATGCAAGTGGCCTCGCTacgagcttctcgtcgaGTGCTGCAGAACAGCAACCTCAGATCTCTCACCTACAATGGCGAAACCACGCCTGGATTCTCGCTCATTCCAGACGGACCCAATTCGGGCAGATACAGCAGGTGGCGCGATTGGATCCTCGGCACCCTGCCAAATGGCGGAAGCGGATTTGCGGCGGTCAGCCACCAACTGGGAACCGCCGCCATGGGAAGCAGATCCCTGGGCGCCGTGGTGGATGCCAAGTTCAAGGTGTACGGCACTTCCAACGTACGAGTGGTAGATGCGAGCGTGTTGCCAGTACAGATCTCGGCCCACCTAAGCTCAACGCTCTACGGTGTTGCCGAGAAGGCGGCCGACACCATTCTCGCCAGGTGA
- a CDS encoding uncharacterized protein (related to nitrogen assimilation transcription factor) → MAQNDTKKQVSSHGDRSDHDDQSISGLKKKRIQQACRPCGTRRVKCDGLLPCIKCIQSGEICEYGQPKKRGPPKGSTRGGSKAARRKVEARLSASARDGTYEAAAAQPVQSTCDYAATFSSLAGPNASGAPLSRPPVISKTVWTRTVAPPLISSSTPARYPPQVSAYMMPHSSNQPHHAASVTGPASTSSLPPTSHAESYPYSAHTSPDSHHRSESHRTGGSAHDDNVGSPKSGGVNASSPGYYPPHSQPSRFDTAPASHGTIKQRIEPFYRGSSSGLGLFRPPPATADRKLPPLDFHVGRSCNRSSSSPSNYGRLSITSDTYDSAASGRSGAKRSFTRTSNPYARPSPAGSGAAFTTNVPSNYSSMAGDPSLHDPASASNDTSSRSFQSSMAATSQVRGAKVAPEPAIVDEGELCRAADARQAYAGESNRLLVEGTLLQLKRDQAVRTVSGGADSSNAAGVSGSNDFLEDINLEPLLWVEPGEGSRNGVNRSGVSLSKPEIPPLIQERLFTIFWGIVQTIWPALYKPALCLTGFDIIDPKRHPMLHNAACALAAVAWDSGEFGVLEEDVEATQSDLVERTASDLSFSHGPAQLADGTSLGRLSAADLGDIFLARAKYYLIKTNNEPSLETIQSLLFMALREGGNGRASQASAYISTACRMCIDLGLHRQRDFSSVLGLHFSHAEEQARRRIFWCLYLLDKTSSASLGRPVTLRYAEIDCPLPNVDEVDEHETWAETTNNSSLIKDRARNILLKTPVAAMTHLKFGVRLGQICEQVIAIYTRVQRSGEGDDDDCGSTRNDNGETVPEWETRLVRLHAKLVAWERDLPYRLRFDVPSHRLPNTLSQHLWYQASKVMLHRPYILKQSCRPDLPPSHRICTDAVGSICDILTAYDHNFGMRKLSSTFTYCIFTASTIEIANTTSTDAIIALEAKRRLRKFMTWLSRMSGTWQSASHHLKILEQLGHGIDADLDGTGLPSQREVSASGSLTASRADSSPAGAITATAAMTKSAGTDVGPSALWMPKEAQSAGSLQGSGNDQQSAQPAQKNDGDRTSLIDAGRSTLPETLPAVVGDELSGLSVPGPIGAPMYLARPRAGYQMTSAPQDHREAQVNASGQNATLLYGWPTASRMEQSNTSTNSAGTPVFDATGVPPTSDRITSPAGGANGAVNPTAYLKLHDTSYWGAMPLSSEDPLSWANFTNSYIEALNGMTQPLASSAVNIINNNSSNSNSNRDTQRK, encoded by the coding sequence ATGGCACAGAACGACACTAAAAAACAAGTTTCGAGTCACGGCGACCGTTCCGACCATGACGACCAATCTATCAGTGGCCTAAAAAAGAAGCGTATTCAACAGGCTTGTCGACCCTGTGGCACAAGGAGGGTCAAATGTGACGGTCTCTTACCCTGCATCAAATGCATCCAGTCTGGAGAAATTTGCGAATATGGCCAGCCAAAAAAGCGAGGACCACCCAAGGGATCCACAAGGGGTGGCAGCAAAGCTGCTAGACGCAAGGTTGAAGCGCGGTtgtctgcttctgctcggGATGGCACTTAtgaggcagcagcagcacagccgGTTCAGTCTACTTGTGACTACGCCGCTACTTTTTCCTCATTAGCGGGCCCTAATGCATCGGGCGCCCCGCTCTCACGACCGCCGGTGATTTCCAAGACAGTGTGGACTCGTACCGTCGCACCGCCACTcatctcctcttccacccCTGCGAGATACCCTCCGCAAGTTTCAGCGTACATGATGCCACACTCTTCAAACCAACCACATCATGCGGCCTCTGTCACCGGACCAGCATCCACTAGTTCCCTGCCTCCAACATCCCACGCCGAGTCCTACCCGTACTCAGCCCATACTTCGCCGGACTCTCACCACCGCAGCGAGAGTCACCGCACAGGCGGCTCTGCTCACGATGACAACGTCGGCAGTCCCAAATCTGGTGGTGTCAATGCTTCGAGCCCCGGCTATTATCCACCTCATTCTCAACCATCCAGATTCGATACCGCCCCCGCTTCGCACGGGACAATTAAACAGCGCATTGAACCCTTTTaccgaggcagcagcagcggtcTTGGCCTTTTTCGCCCTCCGCCAGCTACCGCAGATCGAAAACTGCCGCCTCTTGACTTTCACGTAGGCCGATCCTGTAATcgatcatcatcatcaccgaGCAACTACGGCAGGCTCTCGATCACGTCAGACACTTATGATTCTGCTGCATCCGGACGCTCTGGCGCCAAGAGATCTTTCACCAGAACTTCGAATCCATATGCTCGTCCTTCGCCTGCCGGGTCCGGTGCCGCTTTTACCACCAATGTACCGAGCAACTATTCCAGTATGGCTGGCGATCCATCTCTTCACGACCCAGCAAGCGCCTCAAACGATACTTCGAGTCGCTCCTTCCAGAGCAGCATGGCGGCAACTTCACAGGTACGAGGGGCGAAGGTCGCGCCTGAACCGGCTATCGTTGACGAAGGCGAGCTGTGCCGTGCGGCGgacgctcgccaagcatATGCAGGCGAAAGCAATCggctgctggtggaagGCACGCTCTTGCAGCTCAAAAGGGATCAAGCCGTCAGAACAGTAAGCGGCGGTGCTGACTCGTCCAACGCAGCCGGGGTCAGTGGCTCAAACGACTTTCTCGAGGATATAAACCTCGAGCCGCTTCTTTGGGTGGAGCCCGGTGAAGGAAGTAGAAACGGTGTCAATCGCTCCGGTGTCTCGCTCAGTAAGCCCGAGATTCCGCCACTGATCCAGGAACGACTCTTCACGATCTTTTGGGGTATTGTGCAAACTATCTGGCCTGCATTGTACAAGCCCGCGCTTTGTCTCACCGGCTTCGACATCATCGATCCAAAAAGGCACCCCATGCTGCACAACGCTGCTTGTGCactcgctgctgttgcttgGGACTCAGGCGAATTTGGTGTTTTAGAGGAGGATGTAGAGGCAACACAATCCGATTTGGTTGAACGCACCGCCTCTGACCTCAGCTTCAGTCACGGACCTGCTCAGCTTGCGGATGGTACCAGTCTCGGCCGTCTCAGTGCGGCAGACCTCGGCGATATTTTCCTCGCCAGAGCAAAGTATTATCTGATCAAAACCAACAACGAACCTAGCCTCGAGACGATCCAGTCACTACTGTTCATGGCTTTGCGAGAAGGTGGTAACGGTCGAGCGAGTCAGGCGTCGGCCTACATCTCAACAGCGTGCAGGATGTGCATTGATCTGGGCCTCCACCGTCAGCGAGACTTTTCCTCTGTGCTTGGGCTGCACTTCTCTCATGCCGAGGAGCAGGCAAGACGAAGAATCTTTTGGTGCTTGTACCTTCTGGACAAGACCTCGTCTGCCTCGTTAGGTCGGCCGGTCACACTGCGGTATGCAGAGATCGACTGTCCGTTGCCCAATGTAGATGAGGTCGACGAACACGAGACATGGGCCGAGACAACCAACAACAGCTCACTTATCAAAGACCGCGCACGCAACATCCTCCTCAAGACCCCTGTCGCGGCCATGACCCATTTGAAGTTTGGTGTCAGGCTCGGCCAAATCTGCGAGCAGGTCATCGCCATCTACACGCGCGTGCAACGCAGCGGTGAgggtgatgacgatgactGTGGCTCCACGCGCAACGACAACGGCGAGACAGTGCCCGAGTGGGAGACTCGACTTGTTCGATTGCATGCAAAGCTCGTAGCATGGGAGCGTGATCTGCCTTACCGTCTTCGCTTCGATGTTCCGTCCCACCGTCTGCCTAACACGCTCTCTCAGCACTTGTGGTACCAGGCGTCTAAAGTGATGCTTCACCGCCCCTATATCCTCAAGCAGTCGTGCCGTCCCGACCTGCCGCCCTCGCACCGCATCTGTACCGATGCTGTTGGCAGCATTTGTGACATTCTCACCGCCTATGATCACAACTTTGGCATGCGCAAGCTGTCTTCGACCTTCACCTACTGCATCTTTACTGCGTCAACCATCGAGATTGCCAATACCACATCGACAGATGCGATCATTGCGTTGGAGGCCAAGAGAAGATTGCGAAAGTTTATGACGTGGCTCTCAAGGATGAGCGGCACTTGGCAGAGTGCTTCTCATCATCTCAAAATTTTGGAGCAACTGGGAcatggcatcgatgcgGATCTAGATGGAACGGGCTTACCGAGTCAGAGAGAGGTGAGCGCATCTGGCAGCTTGACAGCGAGCCGCGCAGACAGTTCGCCAGCAGGTGCGAtcacagcaacagcagcgatgaCCAAGAGCGCAGGCACTGATGTAGGACCATCGGCGCTTTGGATGCCCAAGGAAGCACAGAGTGCCGGGTCTCTTCAGGGAAGCGGAAACGATCAGCAATCAGCACAACCCGCGCAGAAAAACGATGGCGACCGCACTTCCCTGATAGACGCAGGTCGATCGACGCTTCCGGAAACTCTTCCTGCAGTGGTGGGCGACGAGTTGAGCGGGCTCTCCGTGCCAGGTCCGATTGGGGCGCCAATGTATCTCGCACGTCCTCGTGCCGGATATCAGATGACTTCTGCGCCGCAAGACCATCGGGAAGCTCAAGTCAATGCTTCAGGTCAGAACGCTACTCTGCTCTACGGATGGCCGACGGCGTCACGCATGGAGCAATCCAACACAAGCACAAATTCTGCTGGTACTCCGGTCTTTGACGCTACAGGTGTTCCACCCACATCCGACAGGATTACATCTcctgctggtggtgctaACGGCGCAGTCAATCCGACAGCCTATCTCAAACTTCACGACACGTCGTACTGGGGAGCGATGCCATTGTCCTCTGAAGACCCCTTGTCTTGGGCCAACTTTACCAACTCGTACATCGAAGCACTCAACGGTATGACGCAGCCTCTAGCGTCGTCCGCTGTCAATatcatcaacaacaacagcagcaacagcaacagcaacagagATACCCAACGCAAGTAG
- a CDS encoding DNA-directed RNA polymerase II core subunit RPB3 (related to RPB3 - DNA-directed RNA polymerase II chain): MNGRYDATSSRPKITVRQLDRDHANFILENVDLSFANSLRRIMIADIPTVAIDMVEIRNNTTVLPDEMLAHRLGMVPLLSMDCAKALVDHRDCACEDGCDRCSVELTLRARCTTRGNLEVTSRDLIRSDTIENATIYDDDAMAEPAAPKHPDFGRPVGHDGSIAPIMLVKMSKGQELDIRCIARKGFAKEHAKWSPCSAVGFEYDPHNALRHTTYWYEFDAKQEWPEGPNAECEEPPQEGAPFDYNKKASKFYFDVEASGSMHPAEIVETGLGLLEYRVAQIVQELSMLDDQPGAGGVGPMGNGMIDYGGPGVAMAMNGYQSQPVNPYD; this comes from the exons ATGAATGGAAGGTACGACGCGACGTCGTCGCGGCCCAAAATCACGGTGCGACAACTCGACCGAGACCACGCGAATTTCATACTCGAGAATGTCGATCTCTCGTTTGCCAATTCGCTGCGAAGGATCATGATTGCCGACATTCCAACGGTAGCGATCGATATGGTGGAGATCAGGAACAATACCACTGTGCTGCCAGATGAGATGTTGGCGCATCGACTCGGTATGGTTCCGTTGCTTAGCATGGACTGCGCCAAGGCGCTGGTGGATCACAGG GATTGCGCATGTGAAGACGGTTGCGATCGATGCTCAGTCGAACTCACACTGCGCGCGCGCTGCACGACACGCGGTAATCTCGAGGTGACTTCTCGAGACTTGATACGTTCGGACACGATCGAAAACGCAACGATTTacgatgacgatgcaaTGGCCGAACCCGCTGCGCCCAAACATCCGGATTTCGGACGTCCCGTCGGACACGATGGTTCCATCGCTCCGATCATGCTGGTCAAGATGTCCAAGGGGCAAGAACTCGATATTCGGTGCATCGCACGAAAGGGATTCGCCAAAGAGCATGCAAAATGGTCGCCCTGTTCAGCGGTTGGTTTCGAGTACGATCCGCACAACGCGCTCCGCCACACCACCTACTGGTACGAATTCGATGCTAAGCAAGAATGGCCCGAAGGACCCAACGCCGAATGCGAGGAACCGCCGCAGGAAGGCGCGCCGTTCGACTACAACAAGAAAGCCAGCAAGTTCTACTTTGATGTCGAAGCCAGCGGAAGCATGCACCCAGCCGAGATCGTAGAGACAGGGCTGGGATTGTTGGAGTACAGAGTGGCGCAGATCGTGCAAGAACTTAGCATGCTGGACGATCAACCCGGTGCCGGCGGTGTCGGGCCCATGGGCAACGGTATGATCGACTACGGTGGGCCTGGTGTCGCGATGGCCATGAACGGGTACCAGTCGCAGCCTGTAAACCCTTACGATTGA